A single genomic interval of Picosynechococcus sp. PCC 7003 harbors:
- a CDS encoding DUF86 domain-containing protein, producing MTERRLEDSLVDILEAITEIEMFMEGVDLDRFLQNREKVLAVVKLLEIIGEATKKIPSSIREKYPEIPWRSVAGMRDVLVHEYWQVDELVVWETVTEALPLLKLTISKIVTSKNQ from the coding sequence ATGACAGAACGTCGTTTAGAGGATTCGTTGGTAGATATTTTAGAGGCAATAACAGAAATCGAAATGTTTATGGAGGGAGTCGATTTAGATCGTTTTTTGCAGAATCGAGAGAAAGTCTTAGCTGTTGTTAAATTATTGGAAATTATTGGTGAAGCGACCAAGAAAATTCCGTCATCGATACGAGAAAAATATCCAGAAATACCTTGGCGTTCTGTAGCGGGAATGCGAGATGTTTTAGTTCATGAGTATTGGCAAGTTGATGAATTGGTTGTTTGGGAAACAGTGACTGAGGCTTTACCTCTATTGAAATTGACAATCAGTAAAATAGTAACATCGAAGAATCAGTAA
- a CDS encoding nucleotidyltransferase family protein, which yields MNDLEEIRSILRQHLSVIRQRFRITHVQIFGSYARGQQSSKSDLDLLIGYDKPPTLWMVLELKIYLEDILGMQVDVVTERGLKKRIRDRVLAEVIDV from the coding sequence ATGAATGATTTAGAAGAAATACGAAGTATCTTACGCCAACATCTAAGTGTTATTCGGCAACGGTTTAGGATTACCCATGTGCAAATTTTTGGCTCCTATGCCCGTGGACAACAATCTTCTAAGAGTGATCTTGATCTTTTAATTGGTTATGATAAGCCTCCTACTTTATGGATGGTGTTGGAACTGAAGATATATTTAGAGGATATTTTGGGGATGCAAGTTGATGTTGTAACGGAAAGGGGCTTAAAAAAAAGGATTCGTGATCGCGTTTTAGCCGAGGTGATCGATGTATGA
- a CDS encoding DEAD/DEAH box helicase family protein encodes MSNRDYMHNQTHEEKARDHIDEMLRDAGWDVQSSQEIDLYGSLGQAVREYQTDSGPADYVLFVDGNPIGVIEAKRPKEGQKITVHELQTQKYAIAKLRWFQNNEPLPFLYESTGEITRFTDQRDPKPRSREVFSFHRPETLRQFIRQGQSLRQRLQALPELNTRNLRDCQVEAIANLDQSLKQGKPRALIQMATGSGKTFTAITTMYRLLKYANAQRILFLVDTKNLGEQAEQEMMTYTPNDDNRKFTELYRVQRLTSPYIAKDSHVCISTIQRMYSILKGEELDETAEEMNPAELKTKPKEPMPVVYNPKVPLEFFDFIFIDECHRSIYNVWQQVLDYFDGFLIGLTATPDNRTYGFFEKNVVSEYDHEKAIADGVNVGNEVFLIETKITKDGARIKSTEPLLKREKLTRKKRWEQSDEEVNYTGKQLDRDVVNPDQIRTVIRTFKDRLPDLFPGREEVPKTLFFAKDDSHADDIIQTVRKEFNEGNEFCKKVTYRSEEDPKSILAQFRNGYHPRIAVTVDMIATGTDVKPLECLVFMRDVKSLNYFEQMKGRGTRTLDKDALVKVTPSAKSGKTHYVIVDAVGVTKSRKTSSQPLITKPSVVFKDLAMGVMMGAADADTVSSLVGRLSRLNSQLEEGDRQKIAKATGGVELTTIMRGFVDAINPDNVERYAQEHLGVAADQELDQKTYAQAQGALVKEAVKANRWNGKLIDLLTNIRREKEQIIDDQNLDQVTKAEWDADAQTNAQVLREEFEVYLRENQDEIEALSIFFGEPYRRREVTFSMVSELLDRLRSDRPKLAPIRVWRAYQLLDEVEGKSPTEELTALVSLVRRVCGADQKITNYGDVVRRNFQNWVLRRHAGAGEKFNEEQMAWLRMMRDHVVSSFHFEIDDLEMSPFDGEGGLGKMYQLFGAEMNDLIEELNTVLSA; translated from the coding sequence ATGAGTAATCGTGATTACATGCATAATCAGACTCACGAGGAAAAAGCTCGCGATCACATTGATGAGATGCTGCGAGATGCAGGTTGGGATGTACAGTCCAGTCAAGAGATTGATTTGTATGGCAGCCTAGGGCAAGCTGTGCGGGAATATCAAACCGATTCGGGTCCCGCGGACTATGTGCTATTCGTCGATGGCAATCCAATTGGGGTAATCGAGGCGAAGCGACCCAAGGAAGGGCAAAAAATTACGGTTCATGAGCTACAGACTCAAAAATATGCGATCGCCAAATTGAGGTGGTTCCAGAATAACGAACCATTACCTTTTCTCTATGAGAGTACTGGGGAGATTACGCGTTTTACAGACCAGCGAGATCCGAAACCGAGATCTAGGGAAGTTTTTTCTTTTCATCGACCGGAAACGCTTCGGCAATTTATTCGCCAAGGACAGTCGTTACGCCAGCGATTACAGGCTTTACCGGAGTTGAATACTCGTAATTTGCGGGATTGTCAGGTTGAGGCGATCGCCAATTTAGATCAATCACTGAAGCAAGGTAAACCACGGGCATTGATCCAGATGGCTACGGGTTCAGGCAAGACTTTTACGGCAATTACGACGATGTATCGGTTGCTGAAATATGCCAACGCCCAACGGATTTTATTTTTGGTGGATACGAAGAATCTGGGGGAGCAGGCAGAACAGGAGATGATGACCTACACGCCCAATGATGATAACCGCAAGTTTACGGAACTCTATCGGGTGCAGCGGCTTACGTCTCCCTACATTGCCAAAGATAGCCATGTCTGTATCAGTACGATTCAGCGGATGTATTCGATCCTGAAGGGTGAGGAGCTGGATGAAACGGCGGAAGAAATGAATCCGGCAGAGCTGAAAACGAAACCGAAAGAGCCGATGCCTGTGGTCTATAACCCCAAAGTGCCCCTAGAGTTTTTTGATTTTATTTTTATTGATGAGTGTCACCGCTCGATCTATAACGTCTGGCAGCAGGTCTTAGATTATTTTGATGGGTTCCTGATTGGGCTAACGGCAACGCCGGATAATCGCACCTATGGCTTTTTTGAAAAAAATGTGGTGAGTGAGTATGACCACGAAAAGGCGATCGCCGATGGGGTGAATGTGGGCAATGAGGTTTTTCTGATTGAGACAAAAATCACCAAGGATGGCGCAAGGATCAAATCTACGGAACCTCTGTTAAAGCGGGAAAAGCTAACCCGAAAGAAACGTTGGGAGCAGTCCGATGAGGAGGTGAACTACACGGGGAAACAATTAGATCGGGATGTGGTGAATCCGGATCAAATTCGCACGGTGATTCGGACGTTTAAGGATCGCTTACCGGATCTGTTTCCGGGTCGGGAGGAAGTGCCGAAAACGCTCTTTTTTGCGAAGGATGATAGCCATGCTGATGACATCATTCAGACGGTCAGAAAGGAGTTCAATGAGGGGAATGAGTTTTGTAAGAAGGTTACCTATCGCAGTGAGGAAGACCCGAAATCTATCTTGGCGCAGTTCCGGAATGGTTATCACCCCCGCATCGCCGTAACGGTGGACATGATTGCCACGGGGACAGATGTGAAACCGTTGGAATGTTTGGTGTTTATGCGGGATGTGAAAAGCCTGAATTATTTCGAGCAGATGAAGGGTCGCGGCACTCGCACACTGGATAAGGATGCTTTGGTGAAGGTTACGCCCTCGGCAAAATCGGGGAAAACTCACTATGTCATCGTGGATGCGGTGGGGGTCACGAAATCTCGGAAAACATCGAGTCAACCTTTAATTACTAAGCCCTCGGTGGTGTTTAAGGATTTGGCAATGGGAGTCATGATGGGGGCAGCGGATGCAGATACAGTGAGTTCCCTAGTGGGTCGTTTATCTCGGCTTAATAGTCAGCTAGAGGAAGGCGATCGCCAAAAAATTGCTAAGGCAACGGGTGGGGTTGAATTAACGACAATCATGCGGGGGTTTGTTGATGCAATTAATCCTGACAATGTGGAGCGTTATGCTCAGGAGCATTTAGGGGTTGCGGCAGATCAGGAATTGGATCAAAAAACTTATGCTCAGGCTCAGGGGGCATTGGTGAAGGAAGCGGTCAAGGCGAATCGCTGGAATGGGAAGTTAATTGATTTGCTCACAAATATCCGGCGGGAGAAGGAGCAAATCATCGATGATCAGAATTTGGATCAGGTGACCAAGGCGGAGTGGGATGCGGATGCGCAAACGAATGCCCAAGTGTTACGGGAGGAGTTTGAGGTGTATCTCAGGGAAAATCAGGATGAGATTGAGGCGTTATCGATCTTTTTCGGGGAACCCTATCGGCGGCGGGAGGTGACGTTTAGCATGGTTTCGGAATTATTAGATCGGCTCCGGTCTGATCGTCCTAAGCTGGCACCGATTCGGGTTTGGCGGGCTTATCAACTGTTGGATGAGGTGGAGGGCAAGTCTCCCACTGAGGAGTTGACGGCTCTGGTATCTTTGGTGAGGCGTGTTTGTGGGGCGGATCAGAAAATTACGAATTATGGTGATGTGGTACGGCGCAATTTCCAGAATTGGGTGTTACGTCGCCATGCGGGGGCGGGGGAAAAGTTTAATGAAGAGCAGATGGCATGGTTACGGATGATGCGGGATCATGTGGTGAGTTCGTTCCATTTTGAAATCGATGATTTGGAGATGTCGCCTTTTGATGGGGAAGGAGGTTTAGGGAAAATGTATCAGCTTTTTGGGGCGGAGATGAATGATCTTATTGAGGAGTTAAATACAGTTTTGTCAGCATAA
- a CDS encoding M3 family metallopeptidase, which yields MTQNPLLIGHGLPPFAEIKAEHVEPAVTTLLTELEQQVSDLETNLKPTWTDFVEPLTQLEEKLMWTWGVIGHLMSVKNSTELRAAYEKMQPAVVQFINRWSQSRPIYEGYKAIRESDQWDKLEPAQQRIIETALKEAELAGVSLEGETKEEFNAIQLELADLSTKFSNNVLDATKAFKLTLTDKEDVAGLPDSALSLAAQTARSEGAENATPENGPWVITLDYPSYLPFLKYAENRELREKVYKAAVSKASSGEFDNHPHIDRILELRKQKAQILGFENYAELSLARKMAPNVAAVEQLMEELRQVSFTAAKKELAELTTFSGQPELKHWDIAYWSEKQKEAKFGFNAEELRPYFSLGRVLAGLFDLAQRLFSVEITAADGEAPVWHEDVRYFKINDESGEQIASFYLDPYSRPAEKRGGAWMNDCVGRAKMMVNGHTVTRLPVAYLICNQTPPVDGKPSLMTFGEVETLFHEFGHGLQHMLTHVDYPGAAGINNVEWDAVELPSQFMENWCYHRETLFGMAKHYETGETLPEHYYQKLLAARTYMSGSAMLRQLHFSLLDIELHAKYDPASGETPEQVRNRLAETTTVMKPLPEDSFLCAFGHIFAGGYAAGYYSYKWAEVLSADAFAAFEEAGLEDTVAIADVGKKFRETILGLGGSLHPLEVFKKFRGREPQTEPLLRHSGLLQTA from the coding sequence ATGACCCAGAATCCCCTCCTCATCGGCCATGGTCTGCCCCCCTTCGCTGAGATCAAGGCAGAGCACGTTGAACCCGCTGTGACGACCCTCCTGACGGAATTAGAGCAACAGGTTAGCGATCTTGAGACGAACCTCAAACCCACCTGGACAGACTTTGTCGAACCCCTCACCCAGCTCGAAGAAAAACTGATGTGGACTTGGGGGGTGATCGGTCATCTGATGAGCGTCAAAAACAGTACAGAACTGCGCGCCGCCTACGAAAAAATGCAACCCGCCGTGGTGCAGTTTATCAACCGCTGGAGCCAAAGTCGCCCCATCTATGAAGGTTATAAAGCGATCCGCGAAAGCGACCAATGGGACAAACTAGAACCCGCCCAGCAACGCATTATCGAAACCGCCCTCAAGGAAGCCGAACTCGCCGGAGTGAGCCTGGAAGGAGAAACCAAAGAGGAATTTAACGCGATCCAATTGGAATTAGCGGATCTCTCGACAAAATTTTCGAACAATGTCCTTGATGCGACCAAGGCATTTAAGCTCACACTGACCGATAAAGAAGACGTAGCGGGTTTACCTGACAGTGCCCTGAGCCTTGCCGCCCAAACTGCCCGCAGCGAAGGAGCCGAAAACGCCACCCCAGAAAATGGCCCCTGGGTGATTACCCTCGATTACCCCAGCTATCTCCCCTTTTTGAAATATGCCGAAAACCGGGAACTGCGGGAAAAAGTTTATAAAGCGGCGGTCTCAAAGGCTTCCTCTGGGGAATTTGATAATCACCCCCACATTGATCGCATCCTTGAGTTGCGTAAACAGAAGGCCCAAATTTTAGGGTTTGAAAATTACGCTGAACTGAGTCTGGCCCGGAAGATGGCACCGAATGTGGCCGCCGTTGAACAACTCATGGAAGAGTTGCGCCAAGTGAGCTTTACTGCAGCGAAAAAGGAATTAGCTGAACTCACGACTTTTTCAGGACAACCGGAGTTGAAACATTGGGATATCGCCTATTGGTCTGAGAAACAAAAGGAAGCAAAATTTGGGTTTAATGCCGAGGAATTGCGCCCTTACTTTTCCCTTGGGCGAGTATTAGCTGGGTTGTTTGACCTCGCGCAACGTTTGTTTTCCGTCGAAATTACCGCTGCCGATGGCGAGGCCCCCGTATGGCATGAAGATGTGCGTTATTTCAAAATTAACGACGAGTCTGGTGAACAAATTGCCAGTTTTTACCTCGATCCCTACAGTCGTCCAGCAGAAAAACGGGGTGGGGCTTGGATGAATGATTGTGTGGGTCGCGCCAAAATGATGGTCAATGGTCACACCGTTACCCGTCTACCTGTGGCCTATCTCATTTGTAACCAGACGCCCCCCGTGGATGGTAAGCCCAGCCTCATGACCTTTGGGGAAGTGGAAACCCTCTTCCATGAGTTTGGCCACGGTTTACAGCATATGTTGACCCATGTGGACTACCCCGGTGCAGCGGGCATTAATAATGTCGAGTGGGATGCGGTGGAGTTGCCCAGCCAGTTTATGGAAAATTGGTGCTACCACCGGGAAACCCTATTTGGGATGGCCAAGCATTACGAAACGGGAGAAACGCTCCCAGAGCATTATTACCAGAAACTTCTGGCTGCTCGCACCTATATGAGTGGTTCGGCAATGTTACGGCAGTTGCACTTTAGTTTGCTCGACATTGAACTGCACGCAAAATATGATCCGGCCAGTGGTGAAACCCCCGAACAGGTACGGAACCGTCTCGCAGAAACCACCACAGTGATGAAGCCATTACCAGAAGATTCTTTCCTCTGTGCCTTTGGTCATATCTTTGCTGGGGGCTATGCGGCGGGCTATTACAGCTACAAGTGGGCGGAAGTGCTCAGTGCGGATGCGTTTGCGGCGTTTGAAGAGGCTGGTCTCGAAGATACGGTGGCGATCGCCGATGTGGGCAAAAAATTCCGCGAAACGATCCTCGGTTTAGGTGGTAGTCTCCATCCCTTGGAAGTCTTTAAGAAATTCCGGGGTCGGGAACCGCAAACAGAACCTTTGCTTCGTCACAGTGGTTTATTGCAAACGGCTTAA
- a CDS encoding M1 family metallopeptidase, with the protein MSGINFEAFVDTETTRSFELPGAKPHYNPDRPGQVEHISLDLDLDMTGRSLFGTCTITLAPVRSGVTSLTLDAVDMAIASVCIGSVSQPFDYDGETLNIRLLKPTTTEKIEVAIAYRLTEPQRGIYFIQPDEHYPDKPVQVWTQGEDEDSRFWFPCFDYPGQLATSELKIRVANPYRAISNGELVDTKEQGDQIQYHWYQKEIHPSYLITLAVGDFAETKTEWQGIPVLYYVEKGREADGDRSMGKTPQMMDFLSEIYGYQYPFPKYAQVCVDDFIFGGMENTSTTLLTDRCLLDERASLDDQRTETLVLHELAHQWFGDLVVIKHWSHAWIKEGMATYAEVLWTEYEYGYEYGKEEAAYYLLEQMRNYLSEDSSRYRRPIVTHVYRAPIELYDRHLYEKGACVYHMIRTVLGDELFFKAIQNFVQKHAHQTVETIDLLRAIEESTGFNLAPLFDQYVFRGGHPDFEVAYSWDGENGLAKLTVTQTQGKKDEKALFDLKIPVAFNYLDGETVSQKTFTFRLNDAEHTFYLPLDRKPDFVSFDVGNHWTKTVKLSYPMAELKNQLTHDPDPISRIHAAVAIAKEGNLEAVNTLQTALTTEAFWGVRVEIAKVLGTIQLNQAETALMIGLQDPHPRVRRATLNSLGKFKTESSYAAVKTCLLAGDASYYTEATAARTLGAMVSVGLTDKAGETRDLLNEILETRAGWNEVVRAGAIGGLAAMKTAPEAVDLILPYTELGVPQPLRLAAIRALGTVASGQANDKLEVILNRLEAIARETFFLTQVAIVSALGQIENPKAVTLLQTLASQAPDKRVRQRAEETVTSLQKKLSTDKAIQGLREDLDKLREDNKQLQSRLAKLEAQGDH; encoded by the coding sequence ATGTCTGGAATTAATTTTGAAGCGTTTGTGGATACAGAAACGACCCGTTCTTTTGAGTTGCCCGGCGCAAAACCCCACTACAACCCCGACCGTCCGGGACAGGTGGAGCATATTTCTTTAGATTTGGATCTCGACATGACGGGGCGATCGCTCTTTGGGACTTGCACGATTACCCTCGCGCCGGTGCGGTCTGGGGTGACTTCCCTGACCCTCGATGCGGTGGACATGGCCATTGCATCGGTGTGCATCGGCAGCGTCAGTCAACCCTTTGACTATGATGGCGAAACCCTGAATATTCGCTTACTGAAACCCACGACCACCGAAAAAATTGAGGTGGCGATCGCCTACCGTTTAACGGAACCCCAACGGGGGATTTATTTTATTCAACCGGATGAGCATTACCCCGATAAGCCGGTGCAGGTGTGGACGCAAGGGGAAGATGAAGATTCTCGGTTTTGGTTTCCTTGCTTTGACTACCCCGGCCAACTTGCGACTTCTGAACTAAAAATTCGCGTAGCTAATCCCTACCGCGCCATCTCTAATGGTGAACTGGTAGACACCAAAGAACAAGGCGATCAAATCCAATACCATTGGTATCAAAAAGAAATTCATCCTTCCTACCTAATTACCTTGGCGGTGGGCGATTTTGCCGAAACAAAAACCGAGTGGCAGGGAATTCCCGTCCTTTACTATGTGGAAAAAGGGCGCGAAGCCGATGGCGATCGCAGCATGGGGAAAACCCCCCAGATGATGGATTTTCTCAGTGAAATTTACGGCTACCAATATCCCTTCCCGAAATACGCCCAAGTGTGCGTCGATGACTTTATCTTCGGCGGCATGGAAAACACCTCCACCACCCTTTTGACGGATCGCTGTTTACTCGACGAGCGGGCGAGCCTCGACGATCAACGTACCGAAACCCTCGTGTTACACGAATTAGCCCACCAATGGTTTGGGGATCTGGTGGTGATCAAACACTGGAGTCACGCCTGGATCAAAGAAGGCATGGCCACCTATGCCGAGGTGCTCTGGACAGAATATGAATATGGCTATGAATATGGCAAAGAGGAAGCTGCCTATTACCTGCTAGAGCAGATGCGGAACTATCTCAGCGAAGACAGCAGCCGTTACCGTCGCCCCATCGTCACCCATGTTTATCGCGCTCCCATTGAACTCTATGACCGACATTTGTACGAAAAAGGCGCTTGTGTCTATCACATGATCCGCACGGTGCTTGGGGATGAATTGTTCTTTAAAGCAATCCAAAACTTTGTCCAAAAACACGCCCACCAAACCGTTGAAACCATTGATTTGCTGCGGGCCATTGAGGAATCCACCGGGTTTAACCTGGCTCCACTCTTCGATCAATATGTTTTCCGGGGTGGCCATCCTGATTTTGAAGTGGCTTACAGTTGGGACGGGGAGAATGGTCTCGCTAAACTCACGGTGACACAGACCCAAGGAAAAAAAGACGAAAAAGCCCTTTTTGATCTAAAAATTCCCGTTGCTTTTAACTATCTCGATGGGGAAACGGTTAGCCAAAAGACCTTTACTTTTAGACTCAACGACGCAGAACACACCTTTTATCTTCCCCTCGACCGGAAACCAGATTTTGTCAGCTTTGATGTGGGCAACCATTGGACAAAAACGGTGAAATTGTCCTACCCAATGGCGGAACTAAAAAATCAACTGACCCATGACCCCGATCCCATCTCCCGGATTCACGCCGCAGTGGCGATCGCCAAAGAAGGCAACCTCGAAGCGGTCAATACGTTGCAAACAGCTTTAACAACAGAAGCATTTTGGGGTGTGCGAGTCGAAATTGCCAAAGTCCTTGGCACCATTCAACTCAACCAAGCGGAAACGGCCTTGATGATTGGCTTACAAGATCCCCATCCCCGCGTGCGCCGCGCTACCTTAAACAGCCTCGGCAAGTTCAAAACCGAAAGCAGCTACGCAGCAGTGAAAACCTGTCTATTAGCAGGAGATGCCAGCTACTACACCGAAGCCACTGCCGCCCGTACCCTAGGGGCGATGGTTTCTGTGGGGTTAACAGACAAAGCTGGTGAAACCCGCGATCTTCTCAATGAAATCCTCGAAACCCGTGCGGGCTGGAATGAAGTTGTCCGTGCTGGAGCCATTGGCGGTTTAGCGGCGATGAAAACTGCTCCTGAAGCCGTTGATCTGATCCTGCCCTATACCGAACTGGGCGTGCCGCAACCGCTACGCCTTGCCGCCATCCGCGCCTTGGGCACCGTTGCCAGCGGTCAAGCCAATGACAAACTTGAAGTGATTCTCAACCGTTTAGAGGCGATCGCCAGGGAGACCTTTTTCCTGACCCAAGTGGCCATTGTGAGCGCCCTTGGCCAGATCGAAAATCCCAAGGCGGTTACTCTCTTACAAACCTTGGCCAGCCAAGCCCCAGATAAGCGGGTTCGCCAGCGGGCCGAGGAAACCGTCACCAGCCTCCAGAAAAAACTCAGCACCGACAAGGCGATTCAAGGATTGCGCGAAGACCTCGATAAACTGCGAGAAGACAACAAACAACTACAAAGTCGCCTCGCCAAACTCGAAGCCCAGGGTGACCATTAA
- a CDS encoding Gfo/Idh/MocA family protein — translation MAQLQSSLSPNANLRIGVIGVGNMGQHHTRVLSLLKDVELIGVADLNVERGLDLASKYRIRYFEDYHALLPLVDAVCIAVPTKLHYQVGLECMAAGKHVMIEKPIAASISEAEALVNAAAEHNVILQVGHIERFNPAFQELSKVLKTEKLLAIEAHRMSPYSQRANDVSVVLDLMIHDIDLLLEMAASPVVQLTATGSKKDDSSHLDYVTATLNFANGIVATLTASKVTHRKIRTIAAHCQNSLTEADFLNNEIEIHRQTTANYTTDYGQVLYRQDGLIEQVYTSNIEPLHAELEHFVQCVRGGEQPSVGGEQALKALRLASLIEQSALDGKVWKEADRHYQHLNKPKTIVAPFPVS, via the coding sequence ATGGCCCAACTACAGTCCAGTCTATCCCCCAATGCGAATCTCAGAATCGGCGTGATTGGCGTAGGCAACATGGGGCAACACCACACCCGTGTCCTTAGCCTCCTCAAAGATGTTGAACTCATTGGCGTCGCGGATCTCAACGTGGAACGGGGTTTAGACCTCGCTAGCAAATATCGCATCCGTTACTTTGAGGACTACCATGCCCTGCTTCCCCTCGTGGATGCAGTTTGCATTGCGGTCCCCACCAAGCTCCACTACCAAGTGGGCCTAGAGTGCATGGCAGCGGGCAAACACGTGATGATCGAGAAACCCATCGCCGCCAGTATCAGTGAAGCCGAAGCCCTTGTGAATGCGGCGGCCGAACATAACGTGATCCTCCAGGTTGGCCATATCGAACGGTTTAATCCCGCCTTCCAAGAACTGAGCAAAGTACTCAAAACCGAAAAACTCTTGGCAATTGAAGCCCATCGCATGAGTCCCTACTCCCAACGGGCGAACGATGTTTCTGTCGTCTTGGATTTAATGATCCATGACATTGATCTGCTCTTAGAAATGGCCGCTTCTCCGGTGGTGCAACTAACGGCCACTGGTTCAAAAAAAGACGATTCTAGTCACTTAGATTATGTGACAGCTACCTTAAATTTCGCTAACGGTATCGTGGCGACTCTCACGGCGAGTAAAGTGACCCACCGCAAAATTCGCACCATCGCCGCCCACTGCCAAAATTCCCTCACCGAAGCCGATTTTCTCAACAACGAGATCGAAATTCACCGCCAAACTACCGCCAATTACACCACCGACTACGGCCAAGTGCTTTATCGTCAGGATGGCTTGATCGAGCAGGTTTACACCAGTAATATCGAACCGCTCCATGCTGAACTGGAGCATTTTGTCCAATGTGTCCGGGGGGGCGAACAACCCTCTGTTGGTGGAGAACAGGCGTTAAAGGCCCTCCGCCTTGCGAGCTTGATTGAACAGAGCGCCCTGGATGGCAAAGTCTGGAAAGAGGCCGATCGCCATTACCAACACCTCAATAAACCGAAAACCATCGTCGCTCCTTTCCCCGTTTCTTGA
- a CDS encoding hemolysin family protein — MNFLFAIAAAESSKPSPLLGEVWLDLAVLVVMIGLSAFFSGSETAITAFDNLKLEGLIKRQGDPQGIFRIVLKNRTRFITTLLLGNNLVNNFSAILTSNLFAIWLGNAGIGIATAVVTIVVLIFAEITPKSLAILNVRSAFTFVVPPIYWLSRILSSLGIIYIFETITEKTIKIFEGRQNKNSPTSETLSELQLMIEILGGKGKLDLQRRRIMGNALLLDDMMVKDVVKPRIDMQTIAHDATLQELVNLCLETGYTRIPVQEQSKDNIIGIVNLKQALKGLHCPESPQTPAIVRSVMDTPVYIPETKRVADLLKEMLQQRLHIAIVVDEYGGTVGLVTLEDLLEELVGEIYDESDYAPREPGLPSRFSDR, encoded by the coding sequence TTGAATTTTCTGTTTGCGATCGCCGCCGCTGAATCTAGCAAACCAAGTCCCCTGCTGGGGGAAGTCTGGCTGGATCTCGCTGTTTTGGTGGTCATGATTGGCCTATCTGCCTTTTTCTCTGGTTCCGAGACCGCCATTACCGCCTTTGACAACCTCAAGCTCGAAGGACTGATTAAACGCCAAGGAGATCCCCAGGGGATTTTTCGGATTGTCCTCAAAAACCGGACGCGCTTTATCACAACCCTGCTACTGGGAAACAACCTTGTCAATAACTTCTCCGCAATTCTTACCAGTAACCTCTTTGCAATCTGGTTAGGGAACGCCGGGATCGGCATTGCGACGGCGGTCGTCACCATTGTCGTTCTCATTTTTGCAGAGATTACCCCCAAGTCTTTAGCCATCCTCAATGTGCGTTCGGCCTTTACCTTTGTCGTCCCCCCCATTTATTGGTTGTCGCGCATTCTGTCTTCTTTGGGGATCATTTATATCTTTGAAACCATTACCGAAAAAACGATCAAGATCTTTGAAGGCCGTCAGAATAAAAATTCTCCCACCAGCGAAACGCTCAGTGAACTGCAACTGATGATCGAAATCCTGGGGGGGAAAGGCAAGCTGGATCTGCAACGTCGCCGCATCATGGGTAACGCCCTCCTCCTCGATGACATGATGGTTAAAGATGTCGTCAAGCCGCGCATCGATATGCAAACCATCGCCCACGATGCCACCCTCCAGGAGTTGGTTAACCTTTGCCTCGAAACCGGCTACACCCGCATTCCCGTCCAAGAACAATCCAAGGACAACATCATCGGCATCGTTAACCTGAAGCAAGCCCTCAAGGGTCTCCATTGTCCAGAATCTCCCCAGACCCCAGCCATTGTCCGTTCTGTGATGGATACGCCCGTTTATATCCCTGAAACGAAGCGAGTGGCTGATCTCCTCAAAGAAATGCTCCAACAACGTCTCCACATTGCCATTGTCGTTGATGAGTATGGGGGCACAGTGGGCCTTGTCACCCTAGAAGATTTACTCGAAGAGCTGGTGGGTGAAATTTATGATGAGAGCGATTATGCCCCCCGCGAACCGGGTTTACCAAGCCGTTTTTCTGATCGGTAA